The Pirellulales bacterium genome has a segment encoding these proteins:
- a CDS encoding toxin-antitoxin system HicB family antitoxin has translation MMTKEQEVLRVADEMFQQSPDWVTFFREILGLEGVCRRAFPAPELMSRFEQAPEYAEIQQRLAKLRARGDFFANSREPTRVITVRLPKSLHESLRAEAHERHTSMNKLCISKLLQMVDGELVPADA, from the coding sequence ATGATGACTAAAGAGCAGGAAGTTCTTCGGGTCGCTGACGAGATGTTTCAACAGAGCCCGGACTGGGTAACATTCTTTCGCGAGATCCTGGGCCTGGAAGGGGTTTGCCGCCGGGCGTTCCCCGCACCCGAATTAATGAGCCGTTTCGAACAAGCCCCGGAGTATGCCGAAATCCAACAGCGGCTGGCGAAGCTGCGGGCCCGCGGCGACTTCTTTGCCAATTCGCGCGAGCCGACGCGAGTGATCACCGTGCGCCTCCCCAAGAGCCTGCACGAGTCATTGCGGGCGGAAGCTCACGAGCGTCATACGAGCATGAACAAGCTCTGTATCTCGAAGCTGTTGCAGATGGTCGACGGCGAATTGGTTCCGGCAGACGCCTAG
- a CDS encoding TIGR01212 family radical SAM protein (This family includes YhcC from E. coli K-12, an uncharacterized radical SAM protein.): protein MDDVETPAWRTAGLRYFALNHFFRHKFGHRVQKVSLNAGFTCPNVDGTVTTGGCVFCDNRSFSPSRRVPRGAIRAQLDDGIRRLKWRYDVNHFLAYFQPATNTYAPVDRLRAVYEEALEHPQVVGLAIGTRPDCVPEDVLELLSEIGGRMYLSVELGMQTMHDRSLDWMNRGHHHGALVDAIARCHGRGFEICAHIMLGLPGESHADMMASAREVGRLGFNAVKIHNLYAVRNTPLADWVASGEVRLLEREEYVTTLVDFLELLPPTCIVERISGEAPPEYLTAPTWCLDKPALKRAIDAELARRDSWQGRHWTTPEASAADGRFAESRSRDLPCRLS from the coding sequence ATGGATGATGTCGAAACGCCTGCCTGGCGTACCGCTGGGCTACGATACTTCGCCCTGAACCACTTCTTCCGCCATAAGTTCGGCCACCGCGTGCAAAAGGTGAGCCTGAACGCGGGCTTCACCTGTCCCAACGTGGACGGGACGGTGACCACCGGCGGCTGCGTCTTTTGCGACAATCGCAGCTTCAGCCCCAGCCGTCGCGTTCCGCGCGGCGCCATTCGGGCCCAACTCGACGACGGGATCCGCCGGTTGAAGTGGCGCTACGACGTGAACCACTTCCTGGCGTACTTTCAGCCCGCAACTAATACCTATGCCCCGGTCGACCGTCTGCGCGCCGTCTACGAAGAGGCTCTGGAACATCCACAGGTAGTTGGCCTGGCCATCGGCACGCGACCTGACTGCGTCCCCGAGGACGTACTGGAATTACTCAGCGAGATCGGCGGTCGGATGTACCTATCCGTCGAGCTGGGAATGCAAACGATGCACGATCGCTCGCTGGACTGGATGAATCGCGGCCATCATCACGGCGCCCTGGTAGATGCCATCGCGCGGTGCCACGGACGCGGTTTCGAGATCTGCGCCCATATCATGTTGGGACTCCCCGGCGAATCGCACGCCGACATGATGGCCAGCGCCAGGGAAGTGGGCCGGCTAGGGTTCAACGCCGTGAAAATCCACAACCTATATGCCGTCCGGAATACCCCGCTGGCCGACTGGGTTGCCAGCGGCGAAGTGCGACTACTGGAGCGAGAGGAATACGTCACGACGCTTGTCGACTTCTTGGAATTGCTCCCGCCGACGTGCATCGTCGAGCGCATCAGTGGCGAGGCTCCTCCCGAGTACCTGACCGCTCCGACCTGGTGTCTGGACAAACCGGCACTCAAACGTGCTATCGACGCCGAACTCGCGCGGCGCGATTCCTGGCAAGGTCGCCACTGGACGACGCCCGAAGCCAGTGCGGCAGACGGCCGATTTGCCGAGAGCCGTTCACGTGACCTTCCATGTCGACTATCGTAG